TTGCAGCTGACGGGCCGCGCTAGGGAAGGCCTGGGCCAAGCGGGCTGGCGCCCGCAGGGCCCAGGCCAGTTTATTGAATGCGTCCGCAGCTGAAGCAAACGTTATGCTGGCGGGAGACAGCTGACTGGCTACGGCTTCCCCGCAGTCGTCGCCCGAACCAACCCGATCGCAAGCGTTCGAGTTGCTAGCCCGCGGAATCTTTGGAAGGGTCCGCTCCGAAGGAACGGCGCGTCAGCCGGTTAGGTGCGCTTCGCGAGTTCGGCGCAGCGCCCGGTGGGCTCGGCGGAGTCGCACGCAACGTCTTGCCGCACAGGGTCTGTTGCCGCCGCAGCATAACGACGCTTGCAGCTGACGGGCCGCGCTAAGGAAGGCCTGGGCCAAGCGGGCTGGCGCCCGCAGGGCCCAGGCCTCTTATTGAACGCGTCCGCAGCTGAAGCAAACGTTATTCGGACTGAGACAGAGGCGTTGAGCAACGAGCATCTGGGACGGCGCGCGCTGGTCACGTTACTAGCGCTGAATGGCGTGATGTTCGTCGTCGAGGTCGCGAGCGGCTGGCAGGCCGAGTCCATGGGGCTCATCGCCGACGGCCTCGATATGGGCGCCGATGCCGCGGTCTACCTGCTGGCCCTGCTCGCCATCGGGGCCACCGCAGCGCGGAAGCTGAGCGCGGCGCGCTTCGCCGGTCGGGTGCAACTCGCGCTCGCAGTGCTCGCCATCCTTGAGCTCGGCCGGCGGGCGATCGTGGGAAGCGCGCCAGAGCCGCCGACCATGGTGGGTGTTTCGCTGATTGCGCTTGCCGTCAATGTGGCCTGCCTCGCCTTGCTGCGGCGGCACCGTCACGGGGAGGTGCACCTCCAGGCCGCCTGGATCTTCTCGGCGACCGACGTGCAGGCGAACCTCGGCGTCCTCCTCGCGGCAGCGCTCGTTGCCGTCCTCGAGTCCC
This window of the Gemmatimonadaceae bacterium genome carries:
- a CDS encoding cation transporter produces the protein MSNEHLGRRALVTLLALNGVMFVVEVASGWQAESMGLIADGLDMGADAAVYLLALLAIGATAARKLSAARFAGRVQLALAVLAILELGRRAIVGSAPEPPTMVGVSLIALAVNVACLALLRRHRHGEVHLQAAWIFSATDVQANLGVLLAAALVAVLESPVPDLVVGLVVCGLVLRGALRIARRVRDAEAQARASGLARAE